From one Streptomyces sp. CA-210063 genomic stretch:
- a CDS encoding AAA family ATPase: MTTYDDRASLTDLTSTVERVRSSVEGVIEGKPEVVRLSLTVLLAEGHLLIEDVPGVGKTMLAKALARSIDCSVRRIQFTPDLLPSDITGVSIWDQQRKEFEFKPGAIFSQIVIGDEINRASPKTQSALLESLEERQVTIDGTTYELPSPFMVVATQNPVEMEGTYPLPEAQRDRFMARVSVGYPSPEAELQMLDVHGGVSPLEDMQPVAHAHEIVKLIEAVRNVHVAETVRRYAVDLVGATRTHPDLRLGASPRATLHLLRAARATAALSGREYALPDDIQSLAVAILAHRLLPTAQAQLNRRTPEQVVQEILQRTPVPQAPPPQSGFGSVHTTPAYPQQPPRRLG; the protein is encoded by the coding sequence GTGACGACCTATGACGATCGAGCGAGCCTCACTGATCTGACCAGCACTGTGGAGCGAGTCCGCAGTTCGGTCGAAGGAGTGATCGAGGGCAAGCCTGAGGTCGTACGGCTTTCGCTGACAGTGCTGCTCGCCGAGGGACATCTTCTGATCGAAGACGTACCCGGCGTCGGCAAGACCATGCTGGCCAAGGCCCTGGCGAGGTCCATCGACTGTTCCGTGCGGCGTATCCAGTTCACGCCGGACCTGCTGCCCTCGGACATCACGGGTGTGTCCATCTGGGATCAGCAGCGCAAGGAGTTCGAGTTCAAGCCGGGCGCGATCTTCTCGCAGATCGTGATCGGCGACGAGATCAACCGCGCCTCGCCGAAGACGCAGTCCGCGCTCCTGGAGTCCCTGGAGGAGCGCCAGGTCACGATCGACGGCACGACGTACGAGCTGCCGAGCCCCTTCATGGTGGTGGCCACGCAGAACCCGGTCGAGATGGAGGGCACCTATCCGCTGCCGGAGGCACAGCGCGACCGCTTCATGGCCCGCGTCTCCGTCGGCTATCCCAGCCCGGAGGCCGAACTGCAGATGCTCGACGTCCACGGTGGGGTCTCGCCGCTGGAGGACATGCAGCCGGTGGCGCACGCGCACGAGATCGTGAAGCTGATCGAGGCCGTCCGCAATGTGCACGTCGCGGAAACGGTCCGGCGCTACGCGGTGGACCTGGTCGGTGCCACCCGCACCCACCCGGACCTCAGACTCGGCGCCTCGCCGCGTGCCACGCTGCATCTGCTGCGCGCGGCAAGGGCGACCGCCGCCCTGAGCGGCCGGGAGTACGCCCTGCCGGACGACATCCAGTCGCTCGCCGTGGCCATCCTCGCCCACCGGCTGCTGCCCACCGCCCAGGCCCAGCTCAACCGCCGTACGCCGGAGCAGGTCGTCCAGGAGATCCTGCAGCGCACGCCCGTGCCGCAGGCCCCTCCGCCGCAGAGCGGGTTCGGCTCGGTCCACACCACGCCCGCGTACCCGCAGCAGCCGCCGCGGAGGCTTGGATGA
- a CDS encoding beta-class carbonic anhydrase: protein MTTSAAVPPGPEGAISDGTVTDRLVEANERYAAAFSDPGMDARPVLRVAVVACMDARLDLHDALGLELGDCHTIRNAGGVVTDDVIRSLTISQRKLGTRSVVLIHHTGCGLESLTEDFRTELEAEVGQRPAWAVESFRDVDQDVRQSMQRVRTNPFLLHSDDVRGFVFDVKTGLLREIDPA from the coding sequence ATGACGACCTCCGCAGCAGTTCCCCCCGGACCCGAAGGCGCCATATCCGACGGCACCGTCACCGACCGTCTCGTCGAGGCCAACGAGCGGTACGCCGCCGCGTTCTCCGACCCCGGGATGGACGCCCGTCCCGTTCTCCGTGTCGCGGTCGTGGCCTGCATGGACGCCCGCCTCGACCTGCACGACGCGCTCGGCCTGGAGCTGGGCGACTGCCACACCATCCGCAACGCGGGCGGCGTGGTCACGGACGATGTGATCCGCTCCCTCACCATCAGCCAGCGCAAGCTCGGCACCCGCAGCGTCGTCCTGATCCACCACACCGGCTGCGGCCTGGAGTCCCTCACCGAGGACTTCCGCACCGAGCTGGAGGCGGAGGTCGGCCAGCGCCCGGCCTGGGCGGTGGAGTCCTTCCGGGACGTCGACCAGGACGTACGGCAGTCCATGCAGCGGGTGCGCACCAATCCGTTCCTGCTGCATTCCGACGACGTACGCGGCTTCGTCTTCGATGTGAAGACGGGGCTGCTCCGGGAGATCGACCCGGCCTGA